In Lepus europaeus isolate LE1 chromosome 8, mLepTim1.pri, whole genome shotgun sequence, a single genomic region encodes these proteins:
- the HRURF gene encoding protein HRURF — MAQPTASAQKLVRPIRAVCRILQIPESDPSNLRP; from the coding sequence ATGGCGCAGCCCACGGCCTCGGCCCAGAAGCTGGTGCGGCCGATCCGCGCCGTGTGCCGCATCCTGCAGATCCCGGAGTCCGACCCCTCCAACCTGCGGCCCTAG
- the HR gene encoding lysine-specific demethylase hairless isoform X1, protein MESTPSFLKDTPVWEKTAPENGLAGQEPGPPLRDGLHRGALCLGQPAPFWRGGLSTPDSWLPAGFPQGPKDTLPLVEGEGPRGGERKTSWLGSKEGLHWKEAMLTQPLAFCGPACPPPYGPLIPEHAGDQLKSDPLAFRPLHCPFLLETKILERAPFWVPTCLPPYLVSSLPPERPCDWPLAPHPWLYAGAQPKVPTAAFSLGSKGFYHKDPSTLGLAKEPLAAAEPGLRGLGPSGQLQRAGEVERPELPPRNGEAGAGRQQNLCPLFLGHPDTVPRSPWPPCPPGLVHTLGNVWPIPGGGSLGYPLGPPATPRCPSPGPPNAQGGGCFSSHPPDGEESLSPCGKCQEGLEGAPGDSGEEVSKAASPRACPPSHHTKLKKTWLTRHSEQFGCPGGCPGNQESPAAQLRKRAGSPEVHGAAGSPAPKRPPGPVPGDAGQELLDASVESKAEAAQREDQRGLQDGRAGLQSPGLRDVPCPALSASTAPCQSCVQAAGEAGGLSRPSQPLQRRPLAGEAGQEEALAPSSEEGGAADPEAHLHLSLAKHLLSGLGDRLCRLLRREREVLAWAQREAGQGPTMSEDKPGSPRCCSRCHHGLFNTHWRCPRCSRRLCVACGRMAGAGRAREKAGAQEQATQHCAQEAGHSACSLVLTQFVSSQALAELSAAMHQVWVKFDIRGPCLCQADARVWAPGNGGQQKEPSEKTPPTAQPSCNGDINRTKDIKEETPDCGGGNSADDRAGRGPLPCPSLCELLASTAVKLCLGHERIHMAFAPVTPALPSDDRITNILDSIIAQVVERKIQEKALGPGLRAGQGLRKGLSLPLSPARPRLPHPGALLWLQEPRPGRSLHLFQEHWRQGQPVLVSGIKRTLRDSLWTREALGALGGQVQVLSPLGPPQPTSVSSTAFWDGFSRPEIRPRSDEGSVLLLHRALGDEDSSRVENLDASLPLREYCAHHGKLNLASYLPPGPSLQPLEPKLWAAYGVSPHRGHLGTKNLCVEVADLVSILAHAEGPLPAWHRAQKDVLAGLDGEGLWSPGSQVSTVWHVFRAQDAQRIRRFLQMVCPAVAGTLEPGAPGSCYLDTGLRRRLREEWGVSCWTLLQAPGEAVLVPAGAPHQVQGLVSTVSVTQHFLSPETCALSAQLCHQGPSLPTAHRLLYAQMDWAVFQAVKVAVGTLQETDK, encoded by the exons ATGGAGAGTACGCCCAGCTTCCTGAAGGACACCCCGGTTTGGGAGAAGACGGCCCCTGAGAACGGCCTCGCGGGACAAGAGCCAGGGCCCCCGCTGCGGGATGGCCTGCACCGTGGGGCGCTGTGCCTGGGACAGCCTGCTCCCTTCTGGAGGGGCGGCCTGAGCACcccggactcctggcttcccGCTGGCTTCCCCCAGGGCCCCAAGGACACGCTCCCGCTGGTGGAGGGTGAGGGCCcccggggtggggagaggaagaccAGCTGGCTGGGCAGCAAGGAGGGGCTGCACTGGAAGGAGGCCATGCTCACGCAGCCGCTGGCCTTCTGCGGGCCGGCGTGCCCACCTCCCTACGGCCCCCTGATTCCCGAGCACGCCGGCGACCAGCTCAAGAGCGACCCCCTGGCCTTCCGGCCCCTGCACTGCCCCTTCCTCCTGGAGACCAAGATCCTGGAGCGAGCTCCCTTCTGGGTGCCCACCTGCTTGCCACCCTACCTGGTGTCCAGTCTGCCCCCGGAGCGCCCATGTGACTGGCCCCTGGCCCCGCACCCCTGGCTGTACGCGGGGGCCCAGCCCAAAGTGCCCACTGCTGCCTTCAGCTTGGGCAGCAAG GGCTTTTACCACAAGGATCCGAGCACACTGGGGCTGGCCAAAGAGCCCTTGGCAGCTGCAGAGCCCGGGCTGCGGGGCTTGGGCCCCAGTGGGCAGCTCCAGCGAGCCGGGGAGGTGGAGCGCCCCGAGCTCCCACCGCGGAatggggaggcaggagctggcaggcagcagaatcTTTGCCCGCTCTTCCTGGGGCACCCAGACACTGTGCCCCGGAGCCCCTGGCCCCCGTGTCCCCCAGGCCTGGTCCATACCCTCGGCAACGTCTGGCCCATACCAGGTGGTGGGAGCCTTGGGTACCCATTGGGGCCCCCAGCCACACCGAGGTGCCCCTCTCCAGGACCTCCTAATGCCCAGGGCGGCGGCTGTTTCTCCTCCCACCCGCCTGATGGAGAAGAGAGCCTCAGCCCGTGTGGAAAGTGCCAGGAGGGCCTGGAGGGGGCTCCCGGTGACTCTGGCGAGGAAGTGAGCAAAGccgccagccccagggcctgtcCCCCCAGCCACCACACCAAGCTGAAGAAGACGTGGCTCACGCGGCATTCTGAGCAATTCGGGTGCCCAGGCGGCTGCCCTGGGAACCAGGAGAGCCCGGCCGCTCAGCTGCGGAAGAGGGCAGGCAGCCCTGAGGTGCACGGAGCCGCCGGGAGCCCGGCCCCCAAGCGCCCACCCGGCCCTGTCCCAGGTGACGCAGGCCAGGAGCTGCTGGACGCATCGGTGGAGAGCAAAGCAGAGGCCGCACAGCGTGAGGACCAGAGAG GACTCCAGGATGGCAGGGCTGGCCTCCAGAGTCCAGGGCTTCGGGATGTACCCTGCCCAGCCCTCTCGGCAAGCACTGCTCCATGCCAAAGCTGTGTCCAAGCAGCTGGAGAGGCCGGTGGGCTGAGCCGCCCCTCCCAGCCGCTGCAGAG ACGGCCTCTggcaggggaggctgggcaggaggaAGCGTTGGCCCCCAGCTCTGAGGAGGGAGGAGCGGCTGACCCGGAGGCGCATCTCCACCTGAGCCTTGCCAAGCACCTGCTGAGTGGTCTGGGGGACCGGCTGTGCCGCCTGCTGCGGAGGGAGCGGGAGGTCTTGGCCTGGGCACAGCGTGAAG CAGGCCAGGGGCCAACCATGAGCGAGGACAAGCCAGGCAGTCCACGCTGCTGTAGCCGTTGCCACCACGGGCTCTTCAACACCCACTGGAGATGCCCCCGCTGCAGCCGCCGGCTGTGTGTGGCCTGTGGCCGCATGGCAGGTGCCGGGAGGGCCAGGGAGAAGGCAG GCGCTCAGGAGCAGGCCACCCAGCACTGTGCCCAGGAGGCCGGGCACTCCGCCTGCTCCCTAGTGTTAACCCAGTTTGTCTCCAGCCAGG ccttggCAGAGCTGAGCGCTGCAATGCACCAGGTCTGGGTCAAGTTTGACATCCGGGGACCTTGCCTTTGCCAAGCTGATGCCCGGGTGTGGGCTCCCGGGAATGGAGGCCAGCAG AAGGAGCCGTCAGAGAAAACTCCCCCAACTGCTCAGCCTTCCTGTAATGGGGACATCAACAggaccaaggacatcaaagagg AAACCCCAGACTGCGGCGGCGGGAACTCAGCAGACGACCGTGCGGGCCGGGGGCCCCTGCCTTGTCCGTCTCTCTGCGAACTGCTGGCTTCCACCGCCGTGAAACTCTGCCTGGGACACGAGCGTATCCACATGGCCTTCGCGCCCGTCACGCCGGCCCTGCCCAGC GACGATCGCATCACCAACATCCTGGACAGCATCATCGCGCAGGTGGTGGAGCGCAAGATCCAGGAGAAAGCCCTGGGCCCCGGGCttcgggcagggcagggcctgcgCAAGGGCCTGAGCCTGCCCCTGTCTCCAGCGCGGCCCAGGCTGCCTCACCCCGGGGCTCtgctgtggctgcaggagcccaggcccggGCGCAGCCTCCATCTCTTCCAGGAGCACTGGCGGCAGGGCCAG CCCGTGTTGGTGTCAGGGATTAAGAGGACGCTTCGAGACAGCCTGTGGACCAGGGAGGCCCTCGGAGCCCTGGGAGGCCAGGTGCAGGTGCTAAGCCCCCTgggccctccccagcccaccaGTGTGAGCAGCACAGCCTTCTGGGATGGCTTCTCACGTCCTGAGA tTCGCCCCAGGTCGGACGAGGGCTCTGTCCTCCTGCTGCATCGAGCTCTAGGGGATGAAGACAGCAGCAG ggtGGAGAACCTGGATGCCAGCCTGCCACTCCGAGAGTACTGCGCCCACCACGGGAAACTCAATCTGGCCTCCTACCTCCCGCCAGGCCCGTCCCTGCAGCCACTGGAACCCAAGCTCTGGGCAGCCTATG GTGTGAGCCCACACCGTGGACACCTGGGGACCAAAAACCTTTGTGTGGAAGTGGCCGACCTGGTCAGCATCCTGGCGCACGCCGAGGGCCCCCTACCTGCTTGGCACCGGGCACAGAAAG ATGTCCTCGCAGGCCTGGACGGGGAGGGGCTGTGGTCTCCGGGCAGCCAGGTCAGCACTGTGTGGCACGTGTTCCGGGCACAGGACGCTCAGCGCATCCGCCGTTTCCTGCAGATG GTCTGCCCCGCCGTGGCGGGCACCCTGGAGCCCGGCGCCCCAGGCAGCTGCTACCTGGACACggggctgcggcgccggctgcggGAGGAGTGGGGCGTGAGCTGCTGGACTCTGCTGCAGGCCCCTGGAGAGGCTGTGCTGGTGCCCGCGGGAGCACCCCACCAG gtgcagggcctggtCAGCACGGTCAGTGTCACCCAGCACTTCCTGTCCCCCGAGACCTGTGCCCTCTCTGCTCAGCTCTGCCACCAGGGACCcagcctgcccactgcccaccgcCTGCTTTATGCCCAG ATGGACTGGGCAGTGTTCCAAGCAGTGAAGGTGGCTGTGGGGACATTACAGGAGACTGACAAATAG
- the HR gene encoding lysine-specific demethylase hairless isoform X2, with translation MESTPSFLKDTPVWEKTAPENGLAGQEPGPPLRDGLHRGALCLGQPAPFWRGGLSTPDSWLPAGFPQGPKDTLPLVEGEGPRGGERKTSWLGSKEGLHWKEAMLTQPLAFCGPACPPPYGPLIPEHAGDQLKSDPLAFRPLHCPFLLETKILERAPFWVPTCLPPYLVSSLPPERPCDWPLAPHPWLYAGAQPKVPTAAFSLGSKGFYHKDPSTLGLAKEPLAAAEPGLRGLGPSGQLQRAGEVERPELPPRNGEAGAGRQQNLCPLFLGHPDTVPRSPWPPCPPGLVHTLGNVWPIPGGGSLGYPLGPPATPRCPSPGPPNAQGGGCFSSHPPDGEESLSPCGKCQEGLEGAPGDSGEEVSKAASPRACPPSHHTKLKKTWLTRHSEQFGCPGGCPGNQESPAAQLRKRAGSPEVHGAAGSPAPKRPPGPVPGDAGQELLDASVESKAEAAQREDQRGLQDGRAGLQSPGLRDVPCPALSASTAPCQSCVQAAGEAGGLSRPSQPLQRRPLAGEAGQEEALAPSSEEGGAADPEAHLHLSLAKHLLSGLGDRLCRLLRREREVLAWAQREGQGPTMSEDKPGSPRCCSRCHHGLFNTHWRCPRCSRRLCVACGRMAGAGRAREKAGAQEQATQHCAQEAGHSACSLVLTQFVSSQALAELSAAMHQVWVKFDIRGPCLCQADARVWAPGNGGQQKEPSEKTPPTAQPSCNGDINRTKDIKEETPDCGGGNSADDRAGRGPLPCPSLCELLASTAVKLCLGHERIHMAFAPVTPALPSDDRITNILDSIIAQVVERKIQEKALGPGLRAGQGLRKGLSLPLSPARPRLPHPGALLWLQEPRPGRSLHLFQEHWRQGQPVLVSGIKRTLRDSLWTREALGALGGQVQVLSPLGPPQPTSVSSTAFWDGFSRPEIRPRSDEGSVLLLHRALGDEDSSRVENLDASLPLREYCAHHGKLNLASYLPPGPSLQPLEPKLWAAYGVSPHRGHLGTKNLCVEVADLVSILAHAEGPLPAWHRAQKDVLAGLDGEGLWSPGSQVSTVWHVFRAQDAQRIRRFLQMVCPAVAGTLEPGAPGSCYLDTGLRRRLREEWGVSCWTLLQAPGEAVLVPAGAPHQVQGLVSTVSVTQHFLSPETCALSAQLCHQGPSLPTAHRLLYAQMDWAVFQAVKVAVGTLQETDK, from the exons ATGGAGAGTACGCCCAGCTTCCTGAAGGACACCCCGGTTTGGGAGAAGACGGCCCCTGAGAACGGCCTCGCGGGACAAGAGCCAGGGCCCCCGCTGCGGGATGGCCTGCACCGTGGGGCGCTGTGCCTGGGACAGCCTGCTCCCTTCTGGAGGGGCGGCCTGAGCACcccggactcctggcttcccGCTGGCTTCCCCCAGGGCCCCAAGGACACGCTCCCGCTGGTGGAGGGTGAGGGCCcccggggtggggagaggaagaccAGCTGGCTGGGCAGCAAGGAGGGGCTGCACTGGAAGGAGGCCATGCTCACGCAGCCGCTGGCCTTCTGCGGGCCGGCGTGCCCACCTCCCTACGGCCCCCTGATTCCCGAGCACGCCGGCGACCAGCTCAAGAGCGACCCCCTGGCCTTCCGGCCCCTGCACTGCCCCTTCCTCCTGGAGACCAAGATCCTGGAGCGAGCTCCCTTCTGGGTGCCCACCTGCTTGCCACCCTACCTGGTGTCCAGTCTGCCCCCGGAGCGCCCATGTGACTGGCCCCTGGCCCCGCACCCCTGGCTGTACGCGGGGGCCCAGCCCAAAGTGCCCACTGCTGCCTTCAGCTTGGGCAGCAAG GGCTTTTACCACAAGGATCCGAGCACACTGGGGCTGGCCAAAGAGCCCTTGGCAGCTGCAGAGCCCGGGCTGCGGGGCTTGGGCCCCAGTGGGCAGCTCCAGCGAGCCGGGGAGGTGGAGCGCCCCGAGCTCCCACCGCGGAatggggaggcaggagctggcaggcagcagaatcTTTGCCCGCTCTTCCTGGGGCACCCAGACACTGTGCCCCGGAGCCCCTGGCCCCCGTGTCCCCCAGGCCTGGTCCATACCCTCGGCAACGTCTGGCCCATACCAGGTGGTGGGAGCCTTGGGTACCCATTGGGGCCCCCAGCCACACCGAGGTGCCCCTCTCCAGGACCTCCTAATGCCCAGGGCGGCGGCTGTTTCTCCTCCCACCCGCCTGATGGAGAAGAGAGCCTCAGCCCGTGTGGAAAGTGCCAGGAGGGCCTGGAGGGGGCTCCCGGTGACTCTGGCGAGGAAGTGAGCAAAGccgccagccccagggcctgtcCCCCCAGCCACCACACCAAGCTGAAGAAGACGTGGCTCACGCGGCATTCTGAGCAATTCGGGTGCCCAGGCGGCTGCCCTGGGAACCAGGAGAGCCCGGCCGCTCAGCTGCGGAAGAGGGCAGGCAGCCCTGAGGTGCACGGAGCCGCCGGGAGCCCGGCCCCCAAGCGCCCACCCGGCCCTGTCCCAGGTGACGCAGGCCAGGAGCTGCTGGACGCATCGGTGGAGAGCAAAGCAGAGGCCGCACAGCGTGAGGACCAGAGAG GACTCCAGGATGGCAGGGCTGGCCTCCAGAGTCCAGGGCTTCGGGATGTACCCTGCCCAGCCCTCTCGGCAAGCACTGCTCCATGCCAAAGCTGTGTCCAAGCAGCTGGAGAGGCCGGTGGGCTGAGCCGCCCCTCCCAGCCGCTGCAGAG ACGGCCTCTggcaggggaggctgggcaggaggaAGCGTTGGCCCCCAGCTCTGAGGAGGGAGGAGCGGCTGACCCGGAGGCGCATCTCCACCTGAGCCTTGCCAAGCACCTGCTGAGTGGTCTGGGGGACCGGCTGTGCCGCCTGCTGCGGAGGGAGCGGGAGGTCTTGGCCTGGGCACAGCGTGAAG GCCAGGGGCCAACCATGAGCGAGGACAAGCCAGGCAGTCCACGCTGCTGTAGCCGTTGCCACCACGGGCTCTTCAACACCCACTGGAGATGCCCCCGCTGCAGCCGCCGGCTGTGTGTGGCCTGTGGCCGCATGGCAGGTGCCGGGAGGGCCAGGGAGAAGGCAG GCGCTCAGGAGCAGGCCACCCAGCACTGTGCCCAGGAGGCCGGGCACTCCGCCTGCTCCCTAGTGTTAACCCAGTTTGTCTCCAGCCAGG ccttggCAGAGCTGAGCGCTGCAATGCACCAGGTCTGGGTCAAGTTTGACATCCGGGGACCTTGCCTTTGCCAAGCTGATGCCCGGGTGTGGGCTCCCGGGAATGGAGGCCAGCAG AAGGAGCCGTCAGAGAAAACTCCCCCAACTGCTCAGCCTTCCTGTAATGGGGACATCAACAggaccaaggacatcaaagagg AAACCCCAGACTGCGGCGGCGGGAACTCAGCAGACGACCGTGCGGGCCGGGGGCCCCTGCCTTGTCCGTCTCTCTGCGAACTGCTGGCTTCCACCGCCGTGAAACTCTGCCTGGGACACGAGCGTATCCACATGGCCTTCGCGCCCGTCACGCCGGCCCTGCCCAGC GACGATCGCATCACCAACATCCTGGACAGCATCATCGCGCAGGTGGTGGAGCGCAAGATCCAGGAGAAAGCCCTGGGCCCCGGGCttcgggcagggcagggcctgcgCAAGGGCCTGAGCCTGCCCCTGTCTCCAGCGCGGCCCAGGCTGCCTCACCCCGGGGCTCtgctgtggctgcaggagcccaggcccggGCGCAGCCTCCATCTCTTCCAGGAGCACTGGCGGCAGGGCCAG CCCGTGTTGGTGTCAGGGATTAAGAGGACGCTTCGAGACAGCCTGTGGACCAGGGAGGCCCTCGGAGCCCTGGGAGGCCAGGTGCAGGTGCTAAGCCCCCTgggccctccccagcccaccaGTGTGAGCAGCACAGCCTTCTGGGATGGCTTCTCACGTCCTGAGA tTCGCCCCAGGTCGGACGAGGGCTCTGTCCTCCTGCTGCATCGAGCTCTAGGGGATGAAGACAGCAGCAG ggtGGAGAACCTGGATGCCAGCCTGCCACTCCGAGAGTACTGCGCCCACCACGGGAAACTCAATCTGGCCTCCTACCTCCCGCCAGGCCCGTCCCTGCAGCCACTGGAACCCAAGCTCTGGGCAGCCTATG GTGTGAGCCCACACCGTGGACACCTGGGGACCAAAAACCTTTGTGTGGAAGTGGCCGACCTGGTCAGCATCCTGGCGCACGCCGAGGGCCCCCTACCTGCTTGGCACCGGGCACAGAAAG ATGTCCTCGCAGGCCTGGACGGGGAGGGGCTGTGGTCTCCGGGCAGCCAGGTCAGCACTGTGTGGCACGTGTTCCGGGCACAGGACGCTCAGCGCATCCGCCGTTTCCTGCAGATG GTCTGCCCCGCCGTGGCGGGCACCCTGGAGCCCGGCGCCCCAGGCAGCTGCTACCTGGACACggggctgcggcgccggctgcggGAGGAGTGGGGCGTGAGCTGCTGGACTCTGCTGCAGGCCCCTGGAGAGGCTGTGCTGGTGCCCGCGGGAGCACCCCACCAG gtgcagggcctggtCAGCACGGTCAGTGTCACCCAGCACTTCCTGTCCCCCGAGACCTGTGCCCTCTCTGCTCAGCTCTGCCACCAGGGACCcagcctgcccactgcccaccgcCTGCTTTATGCCCAG ATGGACTGGGCAGTGTTCCAAGCAGTGAAGGTGGCTGTGGGGACATTACAGGAGACTGACAAATAG
- the NUDT18 gene encoding 8-oxo-dGDP phosphatase NUDT18 — MASEDLAGALAAVLEGRGLRVHSCDSGPAGQPRARLRTNVSYVVLAVFLNEQDEVLLIQEAKRECRGSWYLPAGRMEPGESIVEALQREVKEEAGLQCEPETLLTVEERGPSWIRFVFLARPTGGTLKTSQEADAESLQAGWYPRSSLATPLRAHDILHLIELAAQYRQQARHPPVLPQELPCSVVCQRLVATFTGAQTVWVLVGTVGTPHLPVTACDFAPMEQRGGLKVAVLRLLQECLTLHSLAVETKGLLGLQHLGKDHTDGICLNVLLAVAFRNPGTQEEPPKIRGENYAWWKVGDVGLQDQLLRRLLDCSTVPLNR, encoded by the exons ATGGCCTCGGAGGACCTGGCGGGGGCGCTGGCGGCCGTGCTGGAGGGCCGGGGGCTGCGCGTGCACAGCTGTGACTCGGGGCCGGCCGGGCAGCCGCGAGCGCGGCTGCGGACCAACGTCTCCTACGTGGTGCTGGCCGTGTTCCTCAACGAGCAG GACGAGGTGCTCCTGATCCAGGAGGCCAAGAGAGAGTGCCGGGGGTCCTGGTACCTGCCCGCGGGGAGGATGGAGCCCGGGGAGAGCATCGTGGAGGCCCTGCAGCGGGAGGTGAAGGAGGAGGCGGGGCTGCAGTGCGAGCCCGAGACCCTGCTTACCGTGGAGGAGCGAGGCCCCTCCTGGATCCGTTTTGTGTTCCTGGCTCGTCCCACAG GTGGGACACTGAAAACCTCGCAGGAGGCCGATGCGGAGTCCCTGCAGGCTGGCTGGTACCCACGCAGCTCCCTGGCAACCCCACTGCGAGCCCATGACATCCTGCACCTGATAGAGCTGGCCGCCCAGTACCGCCAGCAGGCCAGGCACCCTCCCGTTCTGCCCCAGGAGCTGCCCtgcagcgtggtgtgccagcggCTCGTGGCCACCTTCACCGGTGCCCAAACGGTGTGGGTGCTGGTGGGCACGGTAGGGACACCTCACTTGCCCGTCACAGCCTGTGACTTTGCCCCTATGGAGCAGAGGGGCGGCCTGAAGGTGGCCGTGCTGCGGCTGCTCCAGGAGTGCCTGACCCTGCACAGTTTGGCCGTGGAGACCAAGGGGCTGCTGGGGTTGCAGCACCTGGGCAAGGACCACACCGACGGCATCTGCCTGAACGTGCTGCTGGCGGTGGCTTTTCGCAACCCGGGCACCCAGGAGGAGCCCCCGAAGATTCGGGGTGAGAACTACGCGTGGTGGAAGGTGGGGGATGTGGGCCTGCAGGACCAGCTCCTCCGGAGGTTGCTGGACTGCTCTACTGTCCCACTGAACAGATAG